The sequence TAGGTTGTTTCCCGCTGCCTGCGGAACATGCTTCGACTAATCACAGGCAGCGCATCGCTCGAACCATGAAGCGATAAGACGCGGGCCAGGGGTGTAAGAGCACCACAAGGCCCGCTAACCACCACCAATATGAAAGGTATTGAAGATGGCTGAGCCGAAGTTTACGGCATTCCTCCCCGCGTCGCCCCCAACGAGCGACCACCTCACCGATCCCCGGAACGTCCGCACCCGCCGCCGACGCGGTTGACGAATGCGGCCGTGCGCCGCGCCCGGGTCGTTGAAGCGTCTTCGAGCAGATTCGTCCTATTAGCGGAGGACGGATGGCGGCCGGCCGCATCACTTCGACAACCAAACCTTCCGGTGCCTGGTCGCAGGCAGGCCGGTGAACCTTTGTGGTTCGAGTGATGTTTTCGCTGCAACAGCGGCGCGATCGTGCGTGCACATCGCGCCACACCTCACAAGGAGTTTGATCGTATGGACAGCAACGATGCGCCTGATGCGGGCGCAACCCGCAGTACCTTCACCGTCGACGAGCTGCTGGATGACACCATGGCCTGGCTGTATCGGATTCGCATGGTGGTGACGGAATCCAGAGAGGGCGTGCCGGACCGGCGCATGCCACATACCGCCAGAGTGCGCGTGAACCTTGAGAAGGTGCGCATCTTTGCGGACAGGGGGCTTGAGTGCGTCAAGTCGGCCCGTTTGCAGTTGGCGTCAAAGCAGGGTCTTCCGGGCATCGAGTAGAACCGCTCAATGTCGCGGGATGGTGCCGCGCGAACACGGAGAGTAAGCTGCAGCGGCCACCCAGGGGCCGCCGCTGTCCCAATCGAGCATCCATGTCCGATACGTATCTGGAACTAAGTGTCTGGCGCCGCATGGACGGCTTCGCCATCCGCTATCGCTGCCTCCAATGCCTCGACACCCAGAAGTATGGCGTGCAGAGCTCGGATTACTACTACGCACGCGACAAGGGCGCACAAACGTGGGCTTCGGATGCCCAGTTTGTCGAGTTGTTCCTCGATACCTCGCCGGCAGAGCGTTGCACCTGGTTCGTTTCACTGTCCGAGGCGATCGAGGCACATGACGCTACATTCGACCGCTGAGCGAAGTGGCGATTACCGCAACGGCCCCGACATCACCAGCCGATCCACGTCATAGCCGCGTCGCCTGGCGTGGTCGCACAGCCGCGCGAACGTTTCGCGGGACATGGCCGGCGTTCGTGACAGCACCCACATGTATTTGCGGGAGGGTCCGCCGACGACGGCCCATTCGTAGTTGGGGTCGAGTTCAACGACCCAGTAATCGGCCCACACAAAGGGTAGCCAGCGCAGCCACGACGGAACAAACGTCACCTCGAGCGCGCCAGGCTTCCCCTTGATCGTGCGCGCGACGCCATCGGCTGCATCGTGCTTGCCGTCTTTCTGGCGGCAGGCATTGCGCACGGTCACCATGCCGTCGTCGCGCATGACATAGGTCGCGGTGATGTCGTCAATGCACTGCTTCTGATAACGCATCGGTAAATGCGCGATTTCATGCCACGTACCCAGATAGCGGCGCAGTTCCAATCGGTCGATGGGGACATTGGGCATGGGCGCCATGCTCGCGTGCGATACAGTCATGGCATACAGCAAGGATGCTCCGTACAGGCGGATAGTCATAAGTTTCTCCTTCTGCTGTTTTCCACCATCGCGGCGTGGCCGTGGAGCAGGGATCAATACATCGCTATCGTGCCGTGAATGAAAAGGCGCCATTCATTCAGCGCGCGTCCACGTGAATGGCAACATTCGAAAGGCCATGTGCGTCGACGCCTGATGCGTGAATGTTTGAAACGCCGCTAACGCGCTTCTCGCTGCCATAATGCGCGGAAGTCATTTCCAAAGTCTTATCCATGCAAGCGCTTATCGCTGAAGAACATGGCGTGTCCCATGAGGGTGGCAGGCTTTACGCCAAGTGCTGGACGCCGGCAGCAGCCCATCATGCAAAGCGGACGCCCATCGTGTTGTTGCATGACTCGCTGGGTTGCGTAGCGCTATGGCGCGATTTTCCCGCTGCGCTTGCCGAAGCGACGGGACGCATGGTTGTGGCGTATGACCGACCGGGTTTTGGTCAGTCGGATGCGCAAGCTTCGCCCTTGCCTTTGAGCTTTATCGGCGATGAGGCGAGGGGCGGGTTTCAGTCCGTGGTTGATCATTTCGAATTCGATCGCTTTGTCGTCTTTGGACACAGCGTCGGGGGCGGCATGGCGGTGGGATGTGCAGCGGCGTTTTCGGATCGTTGCGATGCCCTGATCACTGAGTCCGCGCAGGCGTTTGTGGAAGACCGCACCGTGCAGGGCATTCGCGCGGCGCAGGACGTGTTCCAGCAACCGGGACAGATCGATCGCTTGCGCAAGTACCACGGCGACAAGGCCGA comes from Dyella terrae and encodes:
- a CDS encoding lipocalin family protein gives rise to the protein MRLYGASLLYAMTVSHASMAPMPNVPIDRLELRRYLGTWHEIAHLPMRYQKQCIDDITATYVMRDDGMVTVRNACRQKDGKHDAADGVARTIKGKPGALEVTFVPSWLRWLPFVWADYWVVELDPNYEWAVVGGPSRKYMWVLSRTPAMSRETFARLCDHARRRGYDVDRLVMSGPLR
- a CDS encoding alpha/beta fold hydrolase, with product MQALIAEEHGVSHEGGRLYAKCWTPAAAHHAKRTPIVLLHDSLGCVALWRDFPAALAEATGRMVVAYDRPGFGQSDAQASPLPLSFIGDEARGGFQSVVDHFEFDRFVVFGHSVGGGMAVGCAAAFSDRCDALITESAQAFVEDRTVQGIRAAQDVFQQPGQIDRLRKYHGDKAEWVLHAWTDTWLADDFATWSLDATLARVTCPNLVIHGDLDEYGSVRHPERMAHLTRGASTLKILEGIGHVPHREQPARTLELVKAWLAAI